In Picosynechococcus sp. PCC 7002, the following are encoded in one genomic region:
- the secA gene encoding preprotein translocase subunit SecA → MFKKLFGDPNARKLKRFQPLVAEINLLAEDFANLTDEALAQKTVEFRAKLDKANSDEETEEILDEILPEAFAVVREAAWRVLQMRHYDVQLLGGIVLHKGQIAEMRTGEGKTLVATLPAYLNGLTGKGVHVVTVNDYLARRDAEWMGQVHRFLGLTVGLIQSSMGPAEKIENYRCDITYTTNSELGFDYLRDNMATTIQEVVQRPFNYCIIDEVDSILVDEARTPLIISGQIERPTEKYLQAAEIAKQLVPQVEEDGPGDYEVDEKARNVLMTDEGFAKAEQLLGVTDLYDEQNPWAHYIFNAVKAKELFKKDVNYIVRGDEVVIVDEFTGRIMPGRRWSDGLHQAIEAQEGVTIQKETQTLANITYQNFFLLYPKLSGMTGTAKTEETEFEKVYNLEVTIIPTNRPTKRQDLADVVYKNEKAKWRAVAEECAQMHETGRPVLVGTTSVEKSEIISAYLHELGIPHNLLNARPENVEKESEIVAQAGRKGAVTIATNMAGRGTDIILGGNSEYMARLKMREYFMPQIVKPEDEGNFAIAGSGKNSGGQGFDTNNKQKKKTWKTTLDIYPTELPTDLEQQLKEAVKFAVDQYGNQSLTELEAEEKLAIASENAPTADPVVQKLRTVYHAIEKTYHDLTSVEHDEVIQNGGLHVIGTERHESRRIDNQLRGRAGRQGDPGSTRFFLSLEDNLLRIFGGDRVAGLMNAFRVEEDMPIESKMLTNSLEGAQKKVETFYYDARKQVFEYDEVMNNQRRAIYAERRRVLEGQDLKEQVIQYAEKTMSEIVEAYVNPELPPEEWKLDKLLDKAKEFIYLLEDLEPKDIEDMTVPEIKTFLHEEVRKAYDLKEAQVEKSQPGLMRQAERFFILQQIDTLWREHLQAIDALRESVGLRGYGQKDPLIEYKQEGYEMFLEMMIDIRRNVVYSLFQFQPQRQPQQPQAV, encoded by the coding sequence ATGTTTAAGAAGCTATTTGGTGACCCCAACGCCCGCAAACTCAAAAGGTTTCAGCCCCTCGTCGCTGAAATCAACCTGCTCGCAGAGGATTTTGCCAACCTTACAGACGAAGCCCTAGCCCAAAAAACTGTAGAATTTCGCGCCAAGCTCGACAAAGCCAATAGCGACGAAGAAACCGAAGAAATTTTAGACGAAATCCTCCCCGAAGCCTTTGCCGTCGTTCGCGAAGCCGCTTGGCGAGTGCTCCAGATGCGCCACTACGATGTCCAGCTTTTGGGGGGGATCGTCCTCCATAAAGGGCAAATCGCCGAAATGAGAACCGGGGAAGGTAAAACCCTCGTTGCCACCCTGCCCGCCTATCTCAACGGTCTCACGGGGAAAGGGGTTCATGTGGTCACCGTGAACGATTACCTCGCCCGCCGGGACGCCGAATGGATGGGGCAGGTACACCGTTTCTTGGGCCTTACTGTGGGGCTAATCCAGTCCAGCATGGGGCCGGCCGAAAAGATTGAAAACTACCGCTGCGATATTACCTACACCACCAACTCTGAACTAGGGTTTGATTATTTGCGGGACAATATGGCCACCACGATCCAAGAAGTGGTGCAGCGTCCCTTTAACTACTGCATTATTGACGAAGTGGATTCGATCCTTGTTGATGAAGCCAGAACACCTCTGATTATTTCTGGGCAGATCGAACGCCCCACCGAAAAATATCTCCAAGCGGCGGAAATTGCGAAACAGTTGGTGCCCCAAGTCGAGGAAGACGGCCCCGGCGACTACGAAGTCGATGAAAAAGCCCGCAATGTTTTGATGACCGACGAAGGGTTTGCCAAAGCAGAACAATTGCTAGGAGTGACGGATTTATACGACGAGCAAAATCCTTGGGCCCACTATATTTTCAATGCCGTTAAAGCCAAGGAATTGTTTAAGAAAGATGTGAACTACATCGTACGCGGCGATGAGGTGGTGATCGTCGATGAATTTACAGGCCGGATTATGCCAGGACGACGCTGGAGTGATGGCCTCCACCAGGCGATCGAAGCCCAAGAAGGGGTCACGATCCAAAAAGAAACCCAAACCCTCGCCAATATTACCTACCAAAACTTTTTCTTGCTCTATCCCAAACTTTCTGGGATGACGGGGACAGCCAAAACCGAAGAAACAGAATTTGAAAAGGTCTACAACCTTGAGGTGACGATCATCCCCACCAATCGTCCCACCAAGCGACAAGATCTGGCGGATGTGGTTTACAAAAATGAGAAAGCAAAGTGGCGAGCTGTTGCTGAAGAATGTGCCCAGATGCACGAAACAGGCCGGCCGGTGCTAGTTGGGACCACCAGTGTAGAAAAGTCAGAGATTATTTCGGCCTATCTCCACGAGTTGGGTATTCCCCATAACCTGTTGAATGCGCGGCCCGAAAATGTCGAGAAGGAATCGGAAATTGTCGCCCAGGCGGGTCGTAAAGGGGCTGTAACGATCGCCACAAATATGGCGGGTCGCGGTACAGATATTATCCTCGGCGGGAACTCGGAATATATGGCTCGCCTGAAGATGCGTGAATATTTTATGCCCCAGATCGTTAAACCAGAGGATGAGGGCAATTTTGCGATCGCCGGCAGTGGTAAAAACAGTGGCGGCCAGGGTTTTGACACCAACAATAAACAGAAGAAAAAAACCTGGAAAACCACCCTCGACATTTATCCAACGGAACTGCCCACAGACTTAGAACAGCAGCTTAAGGAAGCGGTAAAGTTCGCCGTCGATCAATATGGCAACCAAAGTTTGACGGAACTAGAGGCCGAAGAAAAGTTGGCGATCGCCTCGGAAAATGCCCCCACCGCCGATCCTGTGGTGCAAAAATTGCGGACGGTATACCATGCCATCGAAAAAACCTACCATGACCTCACCAGCGTGGAGCATGACGAGGTGATTCAAAATGGCGGCCTCCATGTCATTGGGACAGAACGCCACGAATCCCGCCGGATCGATAACCAACTGCGGGGCCGGGCCGGTCGTCAAGGGGACCCCGGTTCGACACGATTTTTCTTGAGTCTCGAAGATAACCTCCTGCGCATTTTCGGGGGCGATCGCGTGGCTGGTTTGATGAATGCCTTCCGGGTCGAAGAAGACATGCCCATCGAATCAAAAATGCTTACCAACTCCCTCGAAGGTGCCCAGAAGAAAGTCGAAACCTTCTACTACGACGCCCGGAAACAGGTATTTGAGTACGACGAAGTAATGAACAATCAACGGCGGGCCATTTACGCTGAACGCCGTCGGGTCTTAGAAGGGCAAGATCTCAAAGAGCAGGTCATCCAATACGCCGAAAAGACCATGAGCGAAATTGTCGAGGCCTACGTTAACCCCGAACTGCCCCCCGAAGAGTGGAAACTCGATAAGCTCCTCGATAAAGCAAAAGAATTTATCTACCTCCTCGAAGATCTAGAACCCAAAGATATTGAGGATATGACCGTCCCCGAAATTAAAACCTTCCTCCATGAAGAAGTGCGCAAAGCCTACGACCTCAAGGAAGCCCAGGTGGAGAAAAGTCAACCCGGTTTGATGCGCCAAGCAGAACGGTTCTTTATCCTCCAGCAGATCGACACCCTCTGGCGGGAACACCTCCAGGCCATTGATGCCCTGCGGGAATCTGTCGGCTTACGGGGCTATGGTCAAAAAGATCCTTTGATCGAATACAAACAAGAGGGTTACGAAATGTTCCTGGAAATGATGATCGACATCCGCCGGAACGTGGTTTACTCCCTGTTCCAATTCCAGCCCCAACGGCAACCCCAACAACCCCAAGCGGTATAA
- the psb28 gene encoding photosystem II reaction center protein Psb28 — MAVIQFSQGVNEPEVPGIRLTRSPDGSTGTAVFSFEDPAALAQESTDEITGMYLIDEEGEIVTREVKAKFYDGKPRIIEARLVMRSTAEWDRFMRFMERYAAENGLEFTKA, encoded by the coding sequence ATGGCCGTTATTCAGTTTTCCCAAGGCGTTAATGAACCCGAAGTTCCCGGTATCCGCTTAACCCGTTCCCCCGATGGTAGTACCGGCACCGCTGTATTTTCCTTTGAAGATCCCGCCGCCCTCGCCCAAGAAAGTACCGATGAAATTACGGGTATGTACCTCATCGACGAAGAAGGCGAAATTGTCACCCGCGAAGTCAAAGCAAAATTTTATGATGGGAAACCACGCATTATTGAAGCGCGCTTGGTGATGCGCTCGACCGCTGAATGGGATCGTTTTATGCGGTTTATGGAACGTTATGCGGCGGAAAACGGCCTCGAATTTACTAAAGCCTAG